Proteins encoded in a region of the Mucilaginibacter sabulilitoris genome:
- a CDS encoding glycerophosphodiester phosphodiesterase family protein, which yields MNRLSSTKVFLSCLLLVVTAKVSSAQTEINTLHFKSANEFQQYFKHTGKDMPVISGHRGGTTTGYPENCGATFENTLKHTPAFFEIDPRLTKDSVVVLMHDETLDRTTTGKGKVSDYTFAELQQFRLKDPQGNVTDYKIPTLKDVILWSKGKTVLNLDHKDVPLEMTAKILKECKNDEVMLTVHNAQQARFYYDNNPKNMMSAFVLTKEAFYTYEKAGVPWKNMIAYIGPTNKPENKELLDLLHAKGVMCMISAAPSYDKLKDSAERATHYRETFTMGADILESDLPIEVATAIKSIMPESGLQKKFWGKAKL from the coding sequence ATGAACAGGTTATCATCTACCAAAGTATTTTTATCCTGCCTGCTGTTAGTTGTAACAGCCAAAGTTTCATCTGCGCAAACCGAAATAAATACGCTTCATTTTAAAAGTGCTAATGAGTTTCAGCAGTATTTTAAGCATACTGGTAAAGATATGCCGGTGATTAGCGGTCACCGCGGGGGAACAACTACTGGATATCCTGAAAATTGCGGTGCCACTTTTGAAAATACGCTTAAACACACACCTGCCTTTTTTGAGATAGACCCGAGATTAACTAAAGATAGTGTGGTTGTTTTAATGCACGATGAGACGCTTGACCGCACAACAACCGGCAAAGGCAAAGTTTCTGATTACACCTTTGCGGAGCTACAGCAATTCAGATTAAAAGACCCGCAAGGAAATGTTACCGACTATAAAATACCCACCCTTAAAGATGTAATACTATGGAGTAAGGGTAAGACTGTACTAAACCTTGACCACAAGGACGTGCCGCTTGAAATGACTGCTAAAATATTAAAAGAGTGCAAAAATGATGAAGTAATGCTCACCGTACATAATGCGCAGCAGGCCCGGTTCTATTATGATAATAACCCTAAAAATATGATGTCGGCATTTGTGCTGACAAAGGAAGCATTTTACACTTACGAAAAAGCCGGTGTTCCCTGGAAAAACATGATAGCCTATATTGGTCCAACCAATAAACCCGAAAATAAGGAATTGCTTGATCTGTTGCATGCAAAGGGAGTAATGTGCATGATTTCGGCAGCCCCGTCTTATGATAAATTAAAAGACTCTGCCGAGCGTGCTACCCATTATCGCGAAACATTTACCATGGGTGCTGATATTCTTGAATCTGATTTGCCCATTGAAGTGGCAACGGCTATAAAATCAATTATGCCTGAATCTGGTTTGCAAAAAAAGTTTTGGGGAAAGGCTAAATTATAG
- a CDS encoding histidine phosphatase family protein, with protein MLSVYLLRHGETTYNADGNRYCGRTDASLTNKGIKQAVNVFHQLKDEKFNAVYSSPLSRACLTAQIATESKQVQTDERIIEVDFGTWEGKTKEEFIAEEPSLWEAWMSDPANAKAGGTGETGAEVIERVDSFFNEMLQKHANQTIVVVAHNGINRLYMAYKLGMELKNYRRIFQENSAITFFELDDTGEITLKRLNA; from the coding sequence ATGCTTAGCGTTTACTTATTAAGGCATGGTGAAACTACTTATAATGCCGATGGCAACCGCTACTGCGGCCGAACAGATGCCAGCCTGACCAATAAGGGAATAAAACAGGCCGTAAATGTATTTCACCAATTAAAGGATGAAAAATTTAACGCGGTTTACTCATCACCATTGAGCAGGGCCTGCCTCACAGCCCAGATAGCTACAGAAAGCAAACAGGTACAAACAGATGAACGTATTATTGAGGTTGATTTTGGTACATGGGAAGGTAAAACAAAGGAAGAGTTTATAGCCGAAGAGCCATCTTTATGGGAGGCATGGATGAGTGACCCTGCAAATGCGAAAGCCGGAGGCACTGGCGAAACCGGGGCCGAGGTTATTGAAAGAGTAGACTCCTTTTTTAATGAAATGCTGCAAAAACATGCAAACCAAACCATCGTAGTGGTAGCGCATAATGGCATAAACCGCTTGTATATGGCCTATAAGTTAGGTATGGAATTAAAAAACTATAGAAGGATATTCCAGGAAAATTCCGCAATCACTTTTTTTGAGCTGGATGATACCGGCGAAATTACACTGAAAAGATTAAACGCATAA
- a CDS encoding FGGY-family carbohydrate kinase: MESYFIGIDIGTQGARVVLADAKGDIISSAEQVFPLNDQSREEQSPKEWWDACYRSLSALLQGEEAQAIAGNIEAIAVTSTSGTVIPLDENNQPLHNAIMYSDKRSVHQAEKCTAAAVKYHHHGYTAFNFSSGLAKMIWFQETYPEKAAKIAKWIHAADFVTGMLSNVWGVTDYTNAFKSGYDVSKYEWPEYLYTRLPLKKEWLPQVVPSGTVIGTITAYIANELGLPKTVKITAGITDGCASQIASGAINPGEWNTTIGTTMVIKGVTKNEVPDPHGRLYSHRHPEGYWMPGGASNTGADWVTNEFGDDLLNLNEQAGRLIPTRHIAYPLRQEGERFPFIAPQARGFEPEGLTREEQFAANMEGVAYLERYTYEMIEQLSGEKVNAIYTAGGASNSDTWLRIRSNVLNKPVYKMKHVSGAMGAAMLATSKTYYGSLTEAVKQMVLIEKEIHPEKELAEQYEANYREFIAVMQQKGYIKGGIDA, encoded by the coding sequence ATGGAATCATATTTTATAGGGATAGATATTGGTACACAGGGAGCAAGAGTTGTTTTGGCAGATGCAAAAGGTGATATCATCTCGTCGGCGGAGCAAGTGTTCCCGTTAAATGATCAATCAAGAGAAGAGCAATCGCCTAAAGAATGGTGGGATGCTTGCTACCGCTCATTATCTGCTTTGCTGCAAGGTGAAGAAGCACAAGCCATCGCTGGTAATATAGAAGCTATTGCGGTAACCTCTACATCGGGTACAGTAATTCCTTTAGATGAAAATAATCAGCCGCTTCATAATGCTATTATGTACAGTGATAAACGATCTGTTCATCAGGCAGAGAAATGCACCGCTGCCGCAGTAAAATATCACCATCATGGTTATACTGCTTTCAACTTTTCGAGCGGTTTAGCTAAAATGATATGGTTTCAGGAAACCTATCCCGAAAAGGCGGCTAAGATTGCTAAATGGATACATGCGGCAGATTTTGTTACCGGTATGCTCAGTAATGTTTGGGGTGTTACCGATTATACAAATGCATTCAAATCAGGTTATGACGTTAGTAAGTATGAGTGGCCCGAATATTTATACACCCGGCTTCCATTAAAAAAAGAATGGTTACCGCAGGTGGTACCATCAGGAACAGTAATTGGCACTATTACAGCATATATAGCAAATGAACTTGGTTTGCCCAAAACGGTGAAAATTACAGCAGGCATTACAGATGGTTGCGCATCGCAAATAGCATCTGGCGCTATAAACCCCGGCGAGTGGAATACCACCATTGGCACAACTATGGTAATAAAGGGAGTAACTAAAAATGAAGTTCCTGATCCCCATGGCCGTTTATATAGCCACAGGCACCCAGAAGGTTACTGGATGCCCGGGGGAGCCAGTAATACCGGGGCCGATTGGGTTACCAATGAGTTTGGCGACGATCTGCTTAACTTAAATGAACAGGCAGGGCGGCTTATCCCAACGCGTCATATAGCTTACCCGCTAAGGCAGGAGGGAGAACGTTTTCCCTTTATAGCGCCGCAGGCCCGGGGCTTTGAGCCGGAAGGATTAACCAGGGAAGAACAGTTCGCCGCAAATATGGAAGGTGTTGCTTACCTGGAACGGTATACTTATGAAATGATAGAACAATTATCGGGCGAAAAGGTGAATGCGATTTATACGGCAGGAGGGGCCAGCAACAGCGATACCTGGCTCAGGATCAGGAGTAACGTGCTCAATAAGCCTGTTTATAAAATGAAACATGTATCCGGAGCAATGGGGGCGGCCATGCTGGCTACTTCAAAAACGTATTATGGCTCGTTAACAGAGGCTGTTAAACAAATGGTATTAATTGAAAAGGAGATTCACCCTGAAAAAGAACTGGCAGAACAATATGAGGCCAATTACCGTGAATTTATTGCTGTTATGCAACAAAAGGGATATATAAAAGGAGGCATTGATGCTTAG
- a CDS encoding FGGY-family carbohydrate kinase: MISKEAYIVIDIGTGNVRVAVTDVTGEILGIDRENIIYHKDINYPEALYFDTQQLWEQVSHLTKNALSQAGDVLIKALTATSQREGIVLLDKNGNSQIGLPNIDHRGREWEDMIRDKSHVYQLTGRYPTSLFSAMKIVGIRERRKDIWEDFSTFLSISDWIEYMLSGVVHYEHSQASETLLYDVEGKSWSTDLCGVFNINPSVLPPLTDSGTILGTITNEQAVNLRVSADAQIIVGGGDTQLAIMSTCPETNDVVIVSGTTTPIIKLTSQYVTDEKERTWTGRHTNENSFMFEANAGVTGLNYQRLKEIFYPNESYDVIEQELTEVNSFQCIASLGSLLADEKAPLTKGGFIFDAPVSHQLTRASFVWATLWDIACSICENYKTLNSVSAHEQDYIWACGGGVQSHTLRQFIAALLNKRVIIRNSYRQSSVVGGVLICNKALGKAQPPAVILEVVEPAERAHYKLLYNEWKRTRSSFKEILS, translated from the coding sequence ATGATATCTAAGGAAGCATATATTGTAATTGATATAGGAACCGGGAACGTACGGGTAGCAGTAACGGATGTTACCGGCGAGATATTGGGTATCGACCGTGAAAATATCATATATCATAAAGACATAAATTATCCTGAAGCGCTTTATTTTGACACACAACAGCTTTGGGAACAGGTTTCGCACCTTACAAAAAACGCTCTGAGCCAGGCCGGCGATGTACTTATTAAAGCATTAACCGCTACCAGCCAGCGAGAAGGAATTGTATTGCTCGACAAAAATGGTAATTCGCAAATCGGCTTGCCAAATATTGATCACCGTGGCCGGGAGTGGGAGGATATGATCAGAGATAAAAGCCACGTTTACCAGTTAACCGGGCGTTATCCCACATCGCTTTTTTCTGCTATGAAAATTGTGGGTATCCGTGAAAGGCGGAAAGATATATGGGAAGATTTTTCTACTTTCTTGAGTATAAGCGACTGGATAGAGTACATGCTGAGCGGGGTCGTTCATTATGAACACTCCCAGGCATCTGAAACTCTGTTGTACGATGTAGAGGGGAAGAGCTGGTCTACAGACCTTTGTGGTGTTTTTAATATAAATCCGTCTGTACTGCCTCCGCTTACGGACTCTGGTACGATCCTGGGAACAATAACTAACGAACAGGCGGTAAATCTTCGGGTGTCAGCCGACGCTCAGATAATTGTAGGCGGCGGCGATACCCAGCTGGCGATTATGAGTACATGCCCCGAGACAAATGATGTAGTAATTGTATCAGGGACAACAACACCCATTATAAAACTTACCAGCCAATACGTTACTGACGAAAAAGAGCGTACCTGGACGGGCAGGCATACCAATGAAAACAGTTTTATGTTTGAGGCTAATGCCGGTGTAACCGGGTTAAACTATCAGCGGTTAAAGGAAATTTTTTATCCCAATGAAAGCTACGATGTTATTGAACAGGAATTAACAGAAGTAAATAGTTTTCAATGTATAGCCTCCCTCGGATCATTACTGGCAGATGAAAAGGCACCATTAACAAAGGGCGGTTTTATTTTTGATGCCCCGGTTTCACATCAGTTAACCCGGGCAAGTTTTGTGTGGGCCACGCTTTGGGATATAGCCTGCAGTATCTGTGAAAATTATAAAACATTAAATAGTGTAAGCGCTCATGAGCAGGATTATATATGGGCATGTGGAGGTGGAGTTCAGAGCCACACGTTGCGGCAGTTTATAGCGGCACTTTTAAATAAAAGAGTAATTATCCGCAACAGCTACCGCCAGTCATCGGTAGTGGGAGGTGTTTTAATATGTAACAAAGCACTTGGAAAGGCGCAGCCCCCGGCAGTAATCCTTGAGGTTGTTGAACCCGCAGAGAGGGCCCATTATAAGTTACTATACAATGAATGGAAAAGGACCCGTTCGTCATTTAAAGAGATATTGAGTTGA
- a CDS encoding NAD(P)-dependent oxidoreductase yields MRILITAPYNQKGQDILSGKFGEVIYKPWKDNGRAFNETELNKLIDETRADALITEHDNVTANVINLHPELQFIGVCRGTPSNVDLEAAKKSGIQVFYTPARNAQAVAELFIANVINLLRNTIPSWQWLTGENWEEGAHTSYLQFKGNELAGKTIGMVGFGAVGQRIAEMVKNFPCQIKFYDPYIESPNTDYYKTSLEDVFKSSDIVSIHLPVNDQTIGMIDEKLISIMKPEAIFVNTARASVVKRDDLLNAIENNKIRGAVLDVFDFEPPDQKDYRLINHPHVLATPHTAGATHEVEDHHVDILNERILNWASLNGNSNSTKKKIA; encoded by the coding sequence ATGAGGATACTGATAACAGCCCCGTATAATCAAAAAGGACAGGACATACTTTCCGGTAAATTCGGCGAAGTTATTTACAAACCCTGGAAAGATAATGGCAGGGCATTTAACGAAACTGAACTAAATAAGTTGATTGATGAAACGCGTGCTGATGCTTTAATTACCGAACACGATAATGTAACAGCTAATGTTATAAACCTTCACCCGGAGCTGCAATTTATAGGTGTTTGCCGGGGTACTCCGTCAAATGTTGACCTGGAGGCGGCCAAAAAGAGTGGAATACAAGTATTTTATACACCAGCGCGTAATGCCCAGGCTGTTGCCGAACTATTTATAGCTAACGTAATTAATCTGCTGCGTAACACCATCCCCAGCTGGCAATGGTTAACCGGCGAAAACTGGGAGGAAGGAGCTCATACTTCATATCTTCAATTTAAAGGTAACGAACTGGCTGGTAAAACAATTGGAATGGTTGGCTTTGGAGCAGTGGGGCAAAGAATTGCGGAAATGGTTAAAAACTTTCCATGCCAAATCAAGTTTTATGATCCTTATATCGAAAGCCCGAACACCGACTATTATAAAACCTCACTGGAAGATGTTTTTAAAAGTAGCGATATTGTTTCAATTCATTTACCGGTTAACGACCAAACAATTGGTATGATTGATGAAAAATTAATTTCCATAATGAAACCGGAAGCCATATTCGTGAATACCGCAAGGGCCAGCGTGGTAAAGCGCGACGATCTGCTCAACGCGATAGAAAATAACAAGATCAGGGGCGCTGTGCTTGATGTGTTTGATTTTGAGCCACCAGATCAGAAAGATTATCGCCTGATCAATCACCCTCATGTTTTGGCAACGCCCCATACCGCGGGTGCTACCCACGAAGTAGAGGATCATCATGTTGATATTTTAAATGAAAGGATCTTGAATTGGGCTTCATTAAACGGAAATAGCAACAGCACGAAGAAAAAAATAGCCTGA
- a CDS encoding MFS transporter, translating into MTHSGKSVLDKAGIPKHLAWGYLGILIFMMGDGVEQGWLSPYLLGRGLTIQQSASLFTVYGITIAISSWFSGVLAEGYGPKKTMLAGILLYILGTIGFVGYGMPELHFPVMLITYAIRGFGYPLFAYSFLVWITYRSPQQKLGTAVGWFWFVFTGGLNVFGAYYSSWAIEHLGYLNTLWSSIFWVVLGAFFALVLNTDKFKAGEGTVSKSEELAKGLTIMREEPKVLLGGIVRIINTTAQFAFPVFLPTYMAAHGFSTTAWLQIWGTIFTANIAFNLIFGFVGDGFGWKNTVMWFGGVGCALTTLLFYYSPVLFGGSFWLVMLSGVLWGALLAGYVPLSALVPSLVKKDKGAAMAVLNLGAGLAVFVGPAIVGIFIGTVGNEGVVWILASLYFISALLTKYISLPDNAKTAHSLKKVPDIILKSE; encoded by the coding sequence ATGACTCATTCGGGTAAATCTGTACTTGATAAAGCGGGTATTCCAAAGCACCTTGCCTGGGGTTACCTGGGTATCCTTATTTTTATGATGGGTGATGGTGTTGAACAGGGATGGTTAAGTCCGTACCTTTTGGGTAGGGGATTAACTATACAGCAGTCCGCATCATTGTTTACCGTATACGGGATAACTATAGCTATTTCATCCTGGTTTTCCGGTGTTTTGGCCGAGGGTTATGGGCCAAAAAAAACCATGCTTGCAGGTATCTTGCTATATATTTTAGGTACAATTGGTTTTGTAGGTTACGGCATGCCCGAACTGCATTTTCCGGTTATGCTGATCACTTACGCTATAAGGGGATTCGGTTACCCGCTTTTTGCCTACTCGTTTTTAGTTTGGATAACCTACAGGAGCCCTCAGCAAAAATTGGGTACGGCGGTAGGGTGGTTCTGGTTTGTTTTTACCGGCGGTTTAAACGTTTTTGGCGCTTACTACTCAAGTTGGGCAATTGAGCACCTTGGTTATCTGAATACACTATGGAGTTCTATATTCTGGGTTGTATTGGGCGCCTTTTTCGCGCTGGTATTAAATACAGATAAGTTTAAGGCCGGCGAGGGAACGGTAAGTAAATCTGAAGAACTGGCCAAGGGGCTCACTATTATGAGGGAAGAGCCTAAAGTTTTGCTTGGCGGTATTGTACGCATTATCAATACAACCGCGCAGTTTGCTTTTCCGGTATTTCTGCCAACTTATATGGCTGCCCATGGGTTTTCAACTACCGCATGGCTGCAAATTTGGGGAACCATCTTTACGGCTAACATCGCATTCAATTTAATTTTTGGCTTTGTTGGCGATGGTTTTGGATGGAAAAATACCGTGATGTGGTTTGGTGGGGTGGGTTGCGCTTTAACAACCCTGCTCTTTTATTATTCTCCGGTTTTATTTGGAGGTAGTTTTTGGCTGGTAATGCTGAGCGGCGTATTGTGGGGCGCTTTGCTGGCCGGTTATGTACCGCTATCGGCGCTTGTACCGTCGCTTGTTAAAAAAGATAAAGGTGCAGCCATGGCCGTATTAAATCTGGGTGCCGGTTTGGCCGTTTTTGTTGGCCCGGCCATAGTCGGGATTTTCATAGGAACTGTTGGTAACGAAGGCGTGGTTTGGATATTAGCCAGCCTGTATTTTATCAGTGCCCTGTTAACCAAGTATATTTCGCTGCCTGATAATGCAAAAACGGCACATTCCTTAAAAAAAGTGCCTGATATTATACTCAAATCAGAGTAA
- a CDS encoding DeoR/GlpR family DNA-binding transcription regulator, with product MKNITDRHQFILEKLKKEGKVNIIDLVEEMGVSGVTIRKDLKLLEDKNLLFRTHGGGSLNNPYAVDRPIYEKEFINSDEKKKIAKAAIELIGQTDSIMIGSGTTVFELARMLHPTKHLTVITPALKVGLELSNRPNVEVLQLGGLIRQNSSSVAGAHAMSVLDEISCSILFLGVDGIDIDFGITISNISEATLNQKMIQTAQTVVILADSTKFDRRGLGRICSLEQVHYIITDAKVSKNTVKAIEEKDVKVIIV from the coding sequence ATGAAAAATATAACTGACAGACACCAGTTTATCCTGGAAAAATTAAAGAAGGAAGGAAAAGTTAACATTATTGATCTTGTGGAAGAAATGGGCGTATCCGGAGTAACCATTAGAAAGGATTTAAAATTATTAGAAGATAAGAACCTTTTGTTCCGGACACACGGCGGCGGTTCTTTAAATAACCCCTACGCTGTTGACCGTCCTATTTATGAGAAAGAATTTATAAACTCTGACGAGAAAAAAAAGATAGCCAAAGCCGCAATTGAACTCATAGGGCAAACCGATTCTATTATGATAGGCTCGGGCACCACCGTTTTTGAACTGGCCCGTATGCTTCACCCAACCAAACATTTAACTGTTATTACCCCCGCGCTGAAGGTAGGATTGGAATTAAGCAACCGACCCAACGTTGAGGTATTACAATTGGGTGGCCTCATCAGGCAAAACTCATCCTCGGTTGCAGGAGCTCACGCCATGAGTGTTCTGGATGAGATTTCCTGCAGCATATTGTTTCTTGGAGTTGATGGCATCGATATAGATTTTGGCATAACCATTTCAAACATATCGGAAGCTACCCTCAATCAAAAAATGATACAAACAGCACAAACCGTTGTTATTTTGGCAGATAGCACCAAATTTGACAGGCGCGGTCTTGGTCGTATATGCAGCCTGGAGCAAGTTCATTATATTATTACTGATGCTAAAGTTTCAAAGAACACTGTAAAGGCAATAGAAGAAAAAGACGTCAAGGTTATTATTGTTTAA
- a CDS encoding glycosyl hydrolase translates to MSINRRKFLKLGSVTIAGLPLVRVTKNAAWYNFNNGDTLPANDLYTAFKNPVNTSKPFVRWWWNGNRIVKEELVRELDMLKGLGIGGVEINSIRFPETADPLNYKEHEWLSDEWLDLLDFTLKAAKERGMICDIIVGSGWPFGGEFLTKDEQTQIMALGTKDITGPQTLRISREELLKAVDPPISSKNAKSYKELSVLRLAPANLENIDAVVDFDTQIGENEVTINVPEGNHVLYFLVKITGFMAVMFGAPGASGPVLNHYNKDAVQKYLNKMSDAITPKIGLMGNKFRSVFTDSLELEGANWCDDMLEQFEKRRKYSLSPYLPFILFKTGRLGRALDEKYGSVPGEQLKDTLDRVRYDFEITKMELFQERFLDTFLNWCKVNGVKSRVQAYGREYHPSDSSMQIDIPECETWIRTHIGQELKDFDYKQGRAYSEVNKFVSSGARLAGKKVISCEEITNTELVFNATLERIKQTGDQSNLSGVTHSILHGFNYSPADAPFPGWIRYGTFFNERNPWWPYLKQWVGYKGRLSAVFQNGTLISDVAVMHPLPDLWSKYAAQWDPFPERALPAYVHNIWEAIHQNGSGCDYVSESILQKATFLNGKLTYGPRQYQVLLIVEAETIHPDTAAAIKRFADAGGRIIFIDKYPHKAPGYNNHIALDKQVSDIIKRIKSKNVAIHSAPTPSGKIIDWYKSIQERFDIKPYMKTDNPQASVSQVYYKFDNADAFFISNYSNSKSFEFNATFDVAANKTAWRWDAETGERYLYPTAGKKNQLKITLGPAETKLIVFDHHQQGEKYTPVDFSKKAVLSITSPWNLTLNHVDGSKRTQKLDKLIDFKEDKNLVAFAGNAVYENSFSVNDPAGISYLNLGKVEGVSEVTLNGKSLGNRWYGNHVYAVKGIIKQGDNSLTIKLTTTLGNYMYSLGDNKDSLKWIKGKKQPLYAMGVLGPVELG, encoded by the coding sequence ATGAGCATAAACAGAAGGAAGTTTTTAAAGTTAGGCTCGGTAACTATTGCAGGGTTGCCGTTAGTGCGTGTTACCAAAAATGCGGCATGGTATAATTTTAATAACGGAGACACTTTACCTGCAAACGACCTGTACACGGCCTTTAAAAATCCTGTAAATACGTCAAAACCCTTTGTGCGTTGGTGGTGGAATGGTAACCGGATTGTAAAGGAAGAACTTGTGCGTGAGCTGGATATGCTTAAAGGATTGGGTATTGGTGGTGTGGAGATCAACTCTATCAGGTTTCCTGAGACAGCCGATCCGTTGAATTACAAAGAACATGAGTGGCTGAGCGATGAATGGCTTGACCTGCTTGATTTTACCTTGAAAGCAGCTAAAGAGCGGGGAATGATCTGTGATATTATCGTAGGATCGGGCTGGCCATTTGGTGGGGAGTTTTTAACAAAAGACGAACAAACGCAAATTATGGCCCTGGGTACTAAAGATATTACCGGACCGCAAACCTTGAGAATATCCCGTGAGGAGCTACTAAAAGCCGTTGATCCGCCTATATCGTCAAAAAACGCTAAGAGCTATAAAGAGCTTAGTGTACTCAGATTAGCGCCGGCTAATTTGGAAAATATAGATGCTGTGGTGGATTTTGATACGCAAATAGGTGAAAATGAGGTAACTATTAATGTGCCAGAGGGCAACCATGTGCTGTATTTCCTGGTGAAAATTACCGGTTTTATGGCCGTAATGTTTGGCGCCCCTGGTGCCAGCGGACCGGTTTTGAATCATTATAATAAAGACGCGGTTCAAAAATATCTCAACAAAATGTCTGATGCCATTACGCCAAAAATAGGATTGATGGGCAACAAGTTCCGGTCGGTATTTACGGATAGTCTGGAACTTGAAGGTGCTAATTGGTGCGACGATATGCTGGAGCAGTTTGAAAAGCGAAGAAAATATTCGCTTAGCCCTTACTTGCCTTTTATTTTATTTAAAACAGGTCGTTTAGGCAGGGCCCTGGATGAGAAATATGGTTCTGTACCGGGCGAGCAGTTGAAAGATACTTTAGACCGTGTGCGGTACGATTTTGAAATAACCAAAATGGAGTTGTTCCAGGAGCGTTTTTTAGATACTTTTTTAAACTGGTGTAAAGTCAATGGCGTTAAATCAAGGGTACAGGCTTATGGCCGGGAGTATCATCCGTCAGATTCAAGTATGCAGATCGATATACCTGAATGTGAAACCTGGATACGCACCCATATAGGGCAGGAGCTAAAAGATTTTGATTACAAACAGGGCAGGGCCTACTCAGAAGTGAACAAATTTGTATCATCCGGAGCAAGGCTGGCGGGTAAAAAAGTCATTAGCTGTGAGGAAATTACGAATACAGAGCTGGTTTTTAATGCCACGCTGGAAAGAATAAAACAAACCGGCGATCAAAGCAATCTTTCTGGAGTTACGCACTCCATATTGCACGGATTCAATTATAGTCCTGCCGACGCGCCATTCCCTGGCTGGATACGTTATGGTACCTTCTTCAATGAGCGTAATCCCTGGTGGCCGTACTTAAAACAATGGGTGGGCTATAAAGGAAGGTTGTCTGCAGTTTTTCAGAACGGTACGCTCATATCTGATGTGGCCGTTATGCATCCGCTACCCGATCTGTGGAGTAAATATGCCGCACAATGGGATCCATTTCCAGAAAGGGCACTGCCTGCATACGTACATAATATATGGGAAGCTATACATCAAAACGGCAGCGGCTGCGATTATGTAAGTGAAAGCATATTACAAAAGGCAACTTTTCTAAACGGAAAGCTTACTTATGGGCCGAGACAATATCAAGTGTTGTTGATTGTAGAAGCCGAGACTATACACCCGGATACCGCCGCAGCTATTAAACGCTTTGCCGATGCAGGCGGTCGGATCATATTTATTGATAAATATCCGCATAAAGCACCCGGGTATAATAACCACATAGCACTGGATAAACAAGTGAGTGATATTATAAAAAGGATAAAAAGCAAAAATGTAGCTATACATTCGGCGCCAACACCCAGCGGTAAAATAATTGACTGGTATAAAAGTATACAAGAGCGGTTTGATATTAAACCATATATGAAAACGGATAATCCCCAGGCGTCTGTTAGCCAGGTGTATTATAAATTTGATAATGCTGATGCTTTTTTTATCTCCAATTACAGCAATAGCAAAAGCTTTGAATTTAACGCAACATTTGATGTCGCGGCGAATAAAACGGCCTGGCGATGGGATGCAGAAACCGGCGAAAGATATCTTTACCCCACCGCCGGGAAGAAGAACCAGCTGAAAATTACGCTTGGGCCCGCAGAAACCAAACTAATTGTTTTTGACCATCATCAGCAAGGGGAAAAATATACTCCGGTCGATTTTTCAAAAAAAGCGGTACTTTCCATTACATCACCATGGAATTTAACACTTAATCATGTGGATGGCAGCAAGCGAACTCAAAAGCTGGATAAACTGATTGATTTTAAGGAAGATAAGAACCTTGTCGCTTTTGCGGGTAACGCCGTATATGAAAATTCTTTCAGCGTAAATGATCCCGCAGGAATAAGCTATTTGAACTTAGGAAAAGTAGAGGGTGTTAGCGAGGTTACACTTAATGGGAAAAGTCTGGGTAACCGCTGGTATGGCAATCACGTTTATGCAGTAAAGGGAATTATAAAACAGGGAGATAACTCATTAACTATTAAGCTTACCACAACGTTGGGTAATTACATGTACTCTTTAGGAGATAATAAAGATTCTTTGAAATGGATCAAGGGTAAAAAACAACCGCTTTATGCAATGGGGGTTTTAGGTCCGGTTGAATTAGGATAG